The Candidatus Kaelpia imicola genome contains the following window.
TAGGCGTTCTAATTCATCCATCATATTTAAGATGGGACATCATTCTGTAGCTGAACATGCTGTATTTAATCTAGATATTCTAGGTGTTTCGCGTTTTGCTATGGAAGAACTAGAGAAATTTAGATTATGTTCTTATACGGAGAAATCTCAGCGTTACATTACGCTTGAAAACGATTTTGTTATCCCTGATGAAATTAAGCAAACATCTTTGAAAAATCTATTTGTTGATATGATTCATCGGCAGAATAATGCCTATTTTGAACTTCTTGAAAAACTCGAAGAATATGTTTTTAAAAAACATGCAGATCTTGCGGAAAATCCAAAAAATCATAGCCTTCTTGAAGGCTGGGCCAAAGAAGATGCCCGTTATATTACAGCTTTAGCGACAGAATCGCAAGTTGGAGAAACTATAAACGCCCGTAACTTAGAACTTTTACTTCGAAGATTTTCATCTCATCCTTTAGCTGAAATCCGTCAACTTGGGCGAGCCATATATGAATGTGTTGCCAATGTAGCTCCATCCGTAATCATTTTTCATGAAGCCAACGATCTAGACAGTAAAACTTATCCTGAGCTTAAAAAACTTACCAGCAAAATGATTAACTCTGTTTCTCAACCTGAAACAGTGGATAGCGGGGAGGAAGTTCGATTAGTAGAATTTACAAAAAAAGGAGATCAGATTATTGCAACAAGTCTTTTGCATGTATCCTCAGGCTTGTCTTATGAAAAATGCCGATCATTTGTAGAAAATCTTTCTACGGATAAGCAGAGAGATATCTTCAAAACAACTTGGCAGAATATGCAATTGTATGATTCTATGCCGCGTGAATTTGAATATGCAAATCTCTCGTTTAACATTGTGCTATCTGCTGCCTGTTTCGGACAATTGAAACGGCATCGCATGTCAACGATTACAGCACAACCCTATGATATAGGTTTAGGATTGACAATCCCTAATTCTATAAAAGAAATCGGTATGGATAAGTATTTTCAAAAAATCATTGATGAAACAAACGATGTATATAGCAAGATAAAGAATGAAAGTCCTTTAACTGCACCTTATATTTTAACTAATGCTCACAGAAAACGTGTATTGATACGGGTTAATGCTCGCGAATTATATCATATTTCACGATTAAGGGAAGATACTCATGCGCAGTGGGACATCCAAAACATTTCCCGTGAAATGAGTGAACAGGCAAAGCAAGCCATGCCTTTGACGTTTGCGTTGATCGGAGGCAAGGATAAGTATGATGATATATATAAAAAAATTTTCGGATACTTACCAAAGGTCACAAAAGCTGTCTTACCGGGCGTGCGAAATATTAAATAGGGAACAGCGATTATTTTTTAATGTAACATATTGGTGTAAAAGTTGTTTTGGAATTGGATTATTCTCTATAGATTCTTCAAGCCATTCCTTTTTACCGTTTTCCGTTCTGAATTGACTTGATAATGTATCGCTTACTGTACTCTTCAAGCAAGCTTTGCACAGGCGGGATTGGTTAGCAGTGCAGCATCTTTTGTTTTTGTTTACTACTCTTTGGGTGTAAAGTCTGCTTTTTCCCAAAAGGAAGGGGAAATCCTGCATTAAATATTTATCAACAATGATACGGTGTTGCTTTAAACACTGGTTTGAGAAAAAGAGAGATATT
Protein-coding sequences here:
- a CDS encoding FAD-dependent thymidylate synthase, coding for MKIYLAGYNVDAGILSELSKREGSGREDLTPEVLSAAYARISRDPRPINEIRIDAIGEVKQARRSNSSIIFKMGHHSVAEHAVFNLDILGVSRFAMEELEKFRLCSYTEKSQRYITLENDFVIPDEIKQTSLKNLFVDMIHRQNNAYFELLEKLEEYVFKKHADLAENPKNHSLLEGWAKEDARYITALATESQVGETINARNLELLLRRFSSHPLAEIRQLGRAIYECVANVAPSVIIFHEANDLDSKTYPELKKLTSKMINSVSQPETVDSGEEVRLVEFTKKGDQIIATSLLHVSSGLSYEKCRSFVENLSTDKQRDIFKTTWQNMQLYDSMPREFEYANLSFNIVLSAACFGQLKRHRMSTITAQPYDIGLGLTIPNSIKEIGMDKYFQKIIDETNDVYSKIKNESPLTAPYILTNAHRKRVLIRVNARELYHISRLREDTHAQWDIQNISREMSEQAKQAMPLTFALIGGKDKYDDIYKKIFGYLPKVTKAVLPGVRNIK